One window of Enterobacter sp. RHBSTW-00175 genomic DNA carries:
- a CDS encoding maltoporin, whose protein sequence is MNTTIRSVSVALAAALASPSLFAASSVPIDFHGYLRSGVGVSRDGGMEEWQKNKIGRLGNEADTYGELELGSEVYKKNDVSFYLDSMVSMVSDGSNDNETTFGDDAQFGLRQLNLQIKGLIPGDPNAVIWGGKRYYQRHDLHIIDTKYWNISGSGAGIENYTLGPGAVSVAWIRGDANDVDYRVDGDNDVNINYIDLRYAGWKPWAGAWTEVGIDYAMPNPTNKQKDYGGLYEADNGVMVTGEISQDMFGGYNKLVLQYANKGLAQNMVSQGGGWYDMWNYVNDATGYRVINTGLIPITDKFSFNHVLTWGSADDTTQYTDKSRLVSLVGRAQYQFTEYVRLIGEVGGFYQEDTYTDGSKYKQSGEKYTIALGLADGPDFMSRPELRVFASYLNDSEKGQSFEDGTANNTWNFGVQVEAWW, encoded by the coding sequence ATGAACACGACGATCCGATCTGTATCCGTTGCGTTGGCTGCCGCGTTAGCGTCTCCTTCGCTGTTTGCAGCGTCTTCTGTACCGATTGATTTTCATGGATATCTTCGCTCTGGTGTGGGCGTCTCACGGGATGGTGGGATGGAGGAGTGGCAAAAAAATAAAATTGGCCGTCTGGGTAACGAAGCCGATACCTACGGCGAGCTGGAGCTGGGTTCTGAGGTGTACAAAAAGAACGACGTCAGCTTCTACCTCGACAGCATGGTGAGCATGGTCTCTGACGGTTCAAACGATAACGAAACCACGTTTGGTGACGATGCGCAGTTTGGGCTGCGCCAGTTAAATCTCCAGATAAAAGGGCTGATCCCGGGCGATCCGAATGCGGTAATTTGGGGCGGTAAGCGTTACTACCAGCGCCATGACCTGCACATTATCGACACCAAATACTGGAATATCTCCGGCTCCGGTGCGGGTATTGAGAACTATACCCTCGGCCCGGGCGCTGTCTCCGTGGCGTGGATCCGTGGCGATGCCAACGATGTAGACTACCGCGTAGATGGCGACAACGACGTGAATATCAACTATATCGACCTTCGCTACGCAGGCTGGAAACCGTGGGCAGGGGCATGGACAGAAGTGGGTATTGATTACGCCATGCCAAATCCCACCAACAAGCAGAAGGATTATGGCGGGCTGTATGAAGCCGATAATGGCGTGATGGTCACCGGCGAGATCAGCCAGGATATGTTTGGCGGCTATAACAAGCTGGTGCTGCAGTACGCTAACAAAGGTCTGGCGCAGAACATGGTGTCACAGGGTGGCGGCTGGTATGACATGTGGAACTACGTGAACGATGCGACTGGCTACCGCGTGATCAATACCGGCTTGATTCCGATCACCGACAAGTTCTCCTTCAACCACGTGTTGACCTGGGGCTCGGCAGATGACACCACCCAGTACACCGACAAGTCACGCCTCGTCTCGCTGGTGGGTCGCGCCCAGTATCAGTTTACGGAATATGTCCGCCTGATTGGCGAGGTGGGTGGCTTCTACCAGGAAGATACCTATACCGACGGTTCGAAATACAAGCAGAGCGGCGAGAAGTACACCATTGCCCTGGGCCTGGCCGATGGTCCCGACTTTATGTCGCGTCCTGAGCTGCGCGTGTTTGCTTCTTACCTGAATGATTCTGAAAAAGGGCAATCCTTCGAAGATGGTACCGCAAATAATACCTGGAACTTTGGCGTGCAGGTCGAAGCCTGGTGGTAA
- a CDS encoding beta-galactosidase yields the protein MNKFAPLSSKVAALLHGADYNPEQWENYPGIIEKDIAMMKQAKCNVMSVGIFSWAKLEPREGEYDFAWLDTIIEKLYAAGIHIFLATPTGARPAWMSQKYPEVLRVGRNRVPALHGGRHNHCMTSPVYREKTLKINSLLAERYSQHPAVLGWHISNEYGGECHCNLCQERFRDWLKARYKTLDALNHAWWSTFWSHTYTDWSQIESPAPQGEVSIHGLNLDWRRFNTAQVTDFCRHEVVPLKAANAELPVTTNFMEYFYDYDYWQLAGAIDFISWDSYPMWHREKDETQLACYTAMYHDMMRSLKGGKPFVLMESTPSTTNWQPTSKLKKPGMHILSSMQAVAHGADAVQYFQWRKSRGSVEKFHGAIIDHVGHLDTRVGREVTRLGEMLERLPDVVGCRTEARVAIIFDQQNRWALDDAEGPRNKGMEYEKTVNEHYRPFWEQGIAVDIIDADCDLSPYALVIAPMLYMVREGFAERAEAFVAAGGHLVTTYWSGVVDETDLCHLGGFPGPLRKLVGVWAEEIDCLDDGERNLVQGLAGNASGLQGPYQVRHLCELIHAESAQVLATYRDDFYAGRPAVTVNRVGKGKAWHVASRNDLPFQRDFFAAIINELALPRAIEGDFPPGVVATARTDGETTWVFVQNFTAQQQLVTLPQGYTDCMTDAAAVGDTVLLAWDCRVLKRKA from the coding sequence ATGAATAAATTTGCGCCTTTAAGTTCAAAGGTCGCTGCGTTATTGCATGGTGCCGACTATAACCCGGAGCAATGGGAGAATTACCCCGGTATTATTGAAAAAGATATCGCCATGATGAAGCAGGCGAAATGCAATGTTATGTCGGTCGGGATATTTAGCTGGGCGAAACTTGAACCACGTGAGGGGGAATATGATTTCGCCTGGCTGGACACTATTATTGAAAAGCTTTATGCGGCAGGTATTCATATTTTCCTGGCGACGCCAACCGGCGCACGCCCGGCATGGATGTCGCAAAAATACCCCGAAGTGCTGCGCGTGGGGCGTAACCGCGTGCCCGCACTGCATGGCGGGCGTCATAACCACTGTATGACGTCTCCGGTGTATCGCGAGAAGACGCTGAAAATCAACAGCCTGCTGGCGGAACGCTATTCGCAACACCCGGCGGTGCTGGGCTGGCATATTTCGAATGAGTATGGCGGGGAATGCCACTGTAACCTGTGTCAGGAACGTTTCCGCGACTGGCTGAAGGCGCGCTATAAAACCCTGGATGCGCTGAACCATGCGTGGTGGAGCACCTTCTGGAGTCATACCTACACCGACTGGTCGCAGATTGAGTCGCCTGCACCGCAGGGAGAAGTGTCGATCCACGGCCTGAACCTCGACTGGCGACGCTTTAATACTGCGCAGGTGACCGATTTCTGCCGCCATGAAGTGGTGCCGTTGAAAGCCGCGAATGCGGAACTGCCGGTGACCACCAACTTCATGGAGTATTTCTACGATTACGACTACTGGCAGCTTGCCGGGGCGATCGACTTTATCTCCTGGGACAGCTACCCGATGTGGCACAGGGAAAAAGACGAAACACAGCTTGCCTGCTACACCGCCATGTATCACGACATGATGCGCAGCCTGAAGGGCGGCAAACCCTTTGTGCTGATGGAGTCCACACCGAGCACCACCAACTGGCAGCCGACCAGCAAGCTGAAAAAACCGGGGATGCATATTCTCTCCTCGATGCAGGCGGTGGCTCACGGTGCGGACGCGGTGCAGTACTTCCAGTGGCGCAAGAGCCGCGGGTCGGTGGAGAAATTCCACGGGGCGATTATCGACCACGTGGGTCATCTTGATACCCGCGTCGGGCGGGAAGTGACGCGCCTTGGCGAAATGCTTGAACGTTTGCCGGATGTCGTGGGCTGTCGTACTGAAGCCCGGGTGGCGATTATCTTCGACCAGCAAAACCGCTGGGCGCTGGACGATGCCGAAGGGCCGCGCAACAAGGGAATGGAATACGAGAAAACCGTAAACGAGCACTATCGTCCGTTCTGGGAGCAGGGCATCGCGGTGGACATCATTGACGCTGATTGCGATCTCAGCCCGTACGCGCTGGTCATCGCGCCAATGCTCTACATGGTACGTGAAGGCTTTGCCGAACGTGCAGAGGCGTTTGTCGCTGCGGGCGGGCATCTGGTGACGACCTACTGGAGCGGAGTGGTGGATGAAACGGATCTTTGTCATCTGGGTGGATTCCCGGGGCCGCTGCGTAAGCTTGTGGGAGTCTGGGCTGAGGAGATTGACTGCCTGGATGACGGTGAACGTAACCTGGTTCAGGGGCTGGCGGGCAATGCGTCAGGGTTGCAGGGGCCGTATCAGGTTCGTCATCTGTGCGAGCTGATCCACGCTGAGTCCGCACAGGTGCTGGCGACCTACCGTGACGACTTTTACGCTGGCCGGCCTGCCGTCACGGTGAACCGCGTTGGTAAAGGTAAAGCATGGCACGTGGCGTCGCGCAACGATCTGCCGTTCCAGCGTGATTTCTTCGCCGCCATTATCAACGAGCTGGCGCTGCCGCGGGCCATCGAGGGCGATTTCCCGCCGGGTGTGGTCGCAACAGCGCGCACGGACGGCGAAACCACCTGGGTGTTTGTGCAGAACTTTACCGCCCAGCAACAGCTCGTCACGCTGCCGCAGGGGTATACCGACTGCATGACAGATGCCGCTGCGGTAGGCGATACCGTGCTGCTGGCGTGGGACTGCCGGGTGCTGAAGCGTAAAGCGTAG
- a CDS encoding glucose PTS transporter subunit EIIB yields the protein MDSQITQRLIPAFGGDDNIEHIEACITRLRVTVKDLNKVNSKALQEEGALGVIIIGQQVHAIFGRQSDTLRQLLEKHFNH from the coding sequence ATGGACAGTCAAATTACTCAGCGTTTAATTCCAGCGTTTGGCGGTGACGATAATATCGAGCACATTGAAGCCTGTATTACCCGCCTGCGCGTCACGGTAAAAGATTTAAACAAGGTTAATTCAAAGGCGTTACAGGAGGAGGGGGCGCTTGGCGTAATTATTATCGGTCAGCAGGTTCATGCGATATTTGGCAGGCAGTCTGATACCTTGCGTCAGTTATTAGAAAAGCATTTTAATCATTAA